The Peribacillus sp. FSL E2-0218 genome contains a region encoding:
- a CDS encoding SH3 domain-containing protein: MKKKPGLFSLILLLIMAAIVPVNHAFGKEEGEITVTSKVVNVREGAGLSFPIVKKLAKGESYPIIKEEGDWFEIRIDSNETGWVANWLVERKSGTAFAKKGSGQGTITGSSVRVRTGPGTTFQTVGSLTRGTAVDIIEKNQNWIKIKTADFDGWVSSDYLKIEAASGSTVKNDDSNKQESAKESVKTGVTLVDRLNVRSEPSKSGSTLGKLNKNTSVTVHRIKNDWAEIDFQGGQGWVALSYLQMSEDKAKTAMAPAADTARVTASRLHVRKDASLSAKIIGSVNKDETYSILKTKGKMTQIQLSNGQKGWVVSWYLEKEHVEEPKKKKLHIEGNKITIIHDGTILRSSPNGNAGIVRQANAGETFPVIGMEGDWYSIKVKGGKTAYVAGWIVTLEGNSEQIQRPGVETYIKGKTIVIDPGHGGRDSGTIGVGGTLEKNLTIRTAELLRDKLQAAGAKVILTRSGNTYVPLSSRVGTSHIHDADAFISLHYDSTMDQITSGITTYYYHDYQQGLASALAHSFGSTMQVNNRGSRYGNYHVIRENKRVATLIELGYLSNPVEELTITSNEYQEGITSAIYNGLARYFK, encoded by the coding sequence ATGAAGAAGAAACCGGGTTTATTCAGCCTGATCCTTTTGTTGATCATGGCAGCGATAGTACCCGTCAATCACGCATTCGGAAAAGAAGAAGGGGAAATAACCGTGACGAGTAAAGTGGTCAATGTCCGGGAAGGAGCTGGTCTCAGTTTCCCCATCGTCAAAAAACTGGCAAAAGGGGAATCATACCCCATCATTAAAGAGGAAGGTGACTGGTTTGAAATCCGGATCGACTCGAATGAAACGGGTTGGGTTGCCAATTGGTTAGTGGAAAGGAAATCGGGAACCGCCTTTGCAAAAAAAGGTTCCGGACAAGGAACGATAACGGGCAGCTCCGTCCGTGTCCGTACAGGACCTGGCACAACGTTTCAAACGGTCGGTTCCTTAACGAGGGGAACCGCAGTCGACATTATCGAAAAGAACCAAAATTGGATAAAGATCAAAACCGCGGATTTTGATGGCTGGGTTTCTTCTGACTACCTTAAGATCGAAGCTGCATCCGGAAGTACCGTGAAGAACGATGATAGCAATAAACAGGAATCAGCCAAGGAATCCGTTAAAACCGGAGTCACCCTGGTCGACCGGCTTAATGTCCGTTCCGAGCCTTCGAAAAGCGGCTCAACACTTGGAAAGCTGAATAAAAACACCTCCGTGACCGTTCACCGGATCAAAAATGATTGGGCGGAAATCGATTTTCAAGGCGGTCAGGGCTGGGTGGCGTTATCTTACCTACAGATGAGCGAGGATAAAGCGAAAACGGCAATGGCTCCGGCTGCAGACACAGCCAGGGTGACCGCTTCCCGTTTGCATGTAAGGAAGGATGCCTCCCTCAGCGCTAAGATCATCGGCTCGGTGAACAAGGATGAAACCTATTCCATATTGAAAACCAAAGGAAAAATGACACAGATCCAGCTTTCCAATGGCCAAAAGGGCTGGGTCGTGAGCTGGTACTTAGAAAAAGAGCATGTGGAAGAACCAAAGAAAAAGAAGCTCCATATAGAGGGAAACAAGATTACCATCATCCATGATGGAACCATATTGAGGTCTTCTCCCAATGGGAACGCAGGGATAGTCAGACAGGCCAATGCAGGGGAAACATTCCCTGTCATCGGCATGGAGGGCGACTGGTACTCCATTAAAGTAAAGGGTGGGAAAACAGCGTATGTTGCCGGCTGGATCGTGACGCTTGAGGGTAATTCCGAACAGATTCAACGACCGGGCGTCGAAACATATATAAAGGGTAAAACGATCGTGATCGATCCAGGTCATGGCGGAAGGGATAGCGGTACGATCGGGGTCGGAGGCACGCTTGAGAAAAACCTGACGATACGGACGGCCGAGCTGCTGCGGGACAAACTTCAGGCGGCTGGCGCTAAAGTGATCCTGACGAGAAGCGGGAATACCTATGTGCCACTGTCTTCCCGGGTGGGCACTTCACATATCCATGACGCGGATGCCTTCATCAGCCTCCATTACGATAGCACCATGGACCAAATCACAAGCGGCATCACCACATATTATTATCATGACTATCAGCAGGGCTTGGCCTCTGCACTGGCCCATTCATTCGGTTCAACCATGCAGGTGAACAATCGCGGATCAAGATACGGAAATTATCATGTCATCCGTGAGAACAAACGAGTGGCAACGCTGATTGAATTAGGCTACCTAAGCAATCCAGTCGAAGAATTGACAATAACTTCGAATGAATACCAAGAAGGAATCACCTCCGCCATCTATAATGGATTGGCGCGGTATTTCAAATGA
- the dtd gene encoding D-aminoacyl-tRNA deacylase translates to MRVVLQRAKAAKVVVADQIIGQIDSGLVLLVGITHDDTIEDAAYLADKIVHLRIFEDENEKMNHSLLDVGGSILSVSQFTLYGDCRKGRRPNFMDAARPEAANELYEAFNGMLRKKGVHTETGQFGAMMDVQLTNDGPVTLILESKK, encoded by the coding sequence ATGCGTGTAGTTTTACAACGTGCCAAAGCGGCGAAAGTCGTTGTGGCAGACCAAATAATCGGTCAAATTGACAGCGGGCTCGTCCTGTTGGTTGGCATCACCCATGATGATACCATCGAGGATGCCGCCTATTTGGCCGATAAGATTGTCCATCTTCGCATATTCGAAGACGAAAATGAAAAGATGAACCATTCCTTATTGGATGTGGGAGGTTCGATTTTATCCGTTTCTCAATTCACCTTGTATGGCGATTGCCGTAAAGGCCGCCGCCCGAACTTCATGGATGCCGCCCGTCCAGAAGCGGCGAATGAATTATATGAAGCATTTAACGGGATGCTCCGTAAAAAAGGCGTCCATACGGAAACCGGTCAATTTGGTGCCATGATGGATGTCCAGCTTACGAATGATGGACCCGTAACATTAATATTGGAAAGTAAAAAATAA
- the hisS gene encoding histidine--tRNA ligase translates to MSIQIPRGTQDLLPGQTEIWQYIEKTAREICHRYQYKEIRTPIFEHTELFLRGVGDTTDIVQKEMYSFQDRGERNLTLRPEGTASVVRSYIENKMFGWANQPVKLYYIGPMFRYERPQAGRFRQFVQFGIEALGSKDPGIDAEVLSLAMSLYKELGLKKLKLVINSLGDKESRIAHRNALIQHFQPRIGEFCGDCQSRLEKNPLRILDCKKDHDHELMKTAPSIIDYLNDESRIYFEKVKQHLTDLEIDFVEDPTLVRGLDYYNHTAFEIMSDAEGFGAITTLCGGGRYNGLSEELGGPETPGIGFALSIERLIAALQAENIELPIKKGIDCYLVSLGESAKDYTVKLAHQLRSAGFTVEKDYQDRKVKAQFKSADRLEARYVATLGDDELANNKINVKFMETGEQVQVDLATFVEQFKKLQA, encoded by the coding sequence ATGTCTATTCAGATTCCTAGAGGTACACAGGATTTATTGCCAGGACAAACGGAAATTTGGCAGTATATCGAAAAGACAGCGCGTGAGATTTGTCACCGCTATCAATATAAAGAAATCCGCACACCGATTTTCGAGCACACAGAATTGTTTTTACGCGGTGTCGGCGATACGACCGATATCGTCCAAAAAGAGATGTATTCATTTCAAGACCGAGGCGAGAGGAATTTGACCCTTCGTCCCGAAGGCACTGCATCGGTTGTCCGTTCATACATCGAAAACAAGATGTTTGGATGGGCGAATCAACCGGTCAAGCTTTATTATATCGGGCCGATGTTCCGTTATGAACGTCCGCAGGCAGGTCGATTCCGCCAGTTCGTCCAATTCGGGATCGAAGCTTTAGGCAGTAAAGATCCAGGCATCGATGCAGAGGTGCTATCTCTTGCGATGAGCCTCTACAAGGAGCTTGGGTTGAAAAAGCTGAAACTTGTGATCAACAGCCTTGGAGATAAGGAAAGCCGGATTGCCCACCGAAATGCGTTAATCCAACATTTTCAACCTCGCATTGGCGAGTTTTGCGGTGACTGTCAAAGCCGTCTGGAAAAAAATCCATTAAGGATCCTGGATTGTAAAAAAGACCATGATCACGAATTGATGAAGACGGCGCCATCCATCATTGACTATTTGAATGATGAATCCCGTATTTATTTTGAAAAAGTGAAACAGCACTTGACGGATTTGGAAATCGACTTCGTCGAAGATCCGACACTGGTTCGCGGCTTGGATTATTATAACCATACCGCGTTTGAAATCATGAGTGATGCAGAAGGCTTTGGCGCCATTACAACACTTTGTGGAGGCGGCCGGTATAATGGGCTGTCTGAAGAACTTGGCGGGCCGGAAACTCCGGGAATCGGCTTTGCACTCAGCATCGAACGCCTGATTGCAGCCTTACAAGCAGAAAACATCGAACTGCCGATCAAAAAGGGAATTGATTGTTATCTTGTTTCATTGGGTGAATCAGCCAAAGATTATACCGTCAAGCTTGCCCATCAATTGCGCAGTGCCGGTTTCACTGTTGAAAAGGACTATCAAGACCGTAAAGTGAAAGCTCAATTTAAATCGGCCGACCGCCTGGAAGCGAGATATGTGGCGACACTCGGTGATGATGAATTGGCCAATAATAAAATCAATGTAAAGTTCATGGAAACGGGAGAACAAGTCCAGGTGGATCTTGCCACATTCGTTGAACAATTCAAAAAGCTACAGGCTTAA